The window CGACAGAAATATaccgtatatattcaaatataaactgggattttggggcccaaaaatgggggggtcctggtttatatttgagccaaaaTTATTGTAATTAACTGGCTGCTGTGAGTGTCTTTGGCCGCTGAGAAGAACAAGCAGACACgcgatttggtgctgctgctcagtgctgagtggcttccttaatggctcgtgagaattcgcgggagccattaaggaagccgctcaccactgagaagcagcgccaaatcgcgcgCCTGCTTGTGCTTCTCAGCGGCCAAAGACACTCACGGCAGCCTGTTAACAGTGGGACAGaaacttggaaagtttgctcctgcctgctgcacctccaccagaggTATGAGGCTGGGGCGGGGTGCAGTgtctgatgggggagggaaggaaggaaaggggctgggtgtaatgcctgacaggggagggagggaagggtgctgggtgcagtgcctggcaaggcagggcacttgaatattaagccacctgacttatattcgagtcaaccatttttcctccttttttgggggaaaaagaggtctcgacttatattcagattgacttatatttgagtatatatggtacatgcTAGGGAGCACAGTGATCAAATGTTACCACCACAAAGTTATCAACGAAAAATTTCACTGTGTTTTCAATAGGAAAAATAATAGAGAAGGATTAAGACCAGGACAAATCTGGAACAAAGGTTGTTAAACCTACTCCAGAGTGACTCAGTTCATTATACCTTGTTTAACTATATAAACAACTTGTCTTGAGTTTAGCTTCCCATCTGTTTAACCCAACACATGTTGTACAACCCATCTTAcctccatctaatatctgcatttgacccctcagctataggataagctgtattatagaaaagcattagcgtcatatctatgttatttgaatgttctgatttgtgcttattagatgcttcataagtctctcttttagtatgtattatcgctctctcatttgaatttcagtgctgttaataagtatatttttgattCATGGTAATCctgttattaagtttcaatttactgattttaactctacctcattcattgtatttatgtttatatttggtctttttatcaCTGTTATGCTGTTGACAAAATTAAAAGTTCTATATTGAATTATACCTTCTGTACACTGCCTTGtgcaaatctcttcataaaggcagttaaataaattccaataaataaataaaatacagtaaaaccttggattgcaagtagcttggtttgcaagtgtttcgcAAGCAAAACAttagattaaattttaacttgatatacaagcaatgtcttgcaatgcaagtacatacagtatacatgcgtcacatcatcacaactgagccgatggttcttctctctctgatgctgcgggagtgtagtgactgttctaaatgagcgaggtcttgcaatacaagtacgtatagtattttgtattaaagtttttgggttgtggaacgaattgtctgcatttctattatttcttatggggaaatttgctttgatatacgagtgctttggattacaagcatgcttctggaacaaattatgctcgcaaaccaaggttttactgtatttgcaaAGAGAGGACCATCTTTCCTGATAGAGTGCACATGCACAAACTGTACATTATTCTGAAAGAGTGCATCTTTTTTGCAAATGGTATATGCTCTTTCAGAAGAGTATGCACTCTTAACGAGATTGCTCCCATGACGACTGAACATAAACACTCCCAGAAATGATAAGGGAAATGACACAAAAAATTTTTCTGACTGCACATTCTAGTACATAGTTACATGTGTGAAACATGTACTAGGTGTTTTGAGGGCATTGTTCGGGTGGAGGAGGGATGGAGTTGTGAtgtatatgcatattttataaagggaaaggggatgggatttgatatactgcatgtccgtggttacaatcaaagcaatttacatattatatacagatccTTATTTTGTACCCGGGGCATTGGAAGGTTAAGttatttgcccagagtcacaatgaGCTGCAGTGGGGACTGAACCCAATTCCCCAGgatctcaggccactgcactccTCCATATAAAATATATAAGTACACATATACATTTAAGCTGCTTCAGAGCAGGGGTAAAGGTGTTCACCAGCATTTAGGCTCTATTGGGGCTTGTTCTGATGTCCGTTTTATAAACTTTAGGATCATTTAGACTTCTCACATCGTTGCCTTTTTATAAAAACGAGTCCCGCAGGTGGCAATTTTAAATCTAGAcgcataattttttattttaaaaagcctCTGTAAAAATGGGGCAAAAGTTCAAAGCAAAAGTAAGCCATGAATTGTGAAAACTGGTACGAAGTGCATGGGTACAAACTACCAGAAGACTGTCCTAACGCTGTATGAAGAATGCTTCCTGTAGTATTGCAGCACAGCAACAAATTACTTGCCTGAACACACACTGATGGTAGGAATAATGTAGCCAGAGAGCTTGTCTCGAATGGCGAAaaataacacggggctgggagccctAGGTGCCCATGGGTAGAGTAGTTCACGGGGAGAAAAAGGGGAGGGCAGAGTCATGGGGAAGTCGGGTCGCGTCGAATTGGATGCGCGATTGGTGGTTGCTAGGGGGCGTGGCTGCGGAGGATTCTTAAAgtcgggaccttggaggacttctttttctgagtcctccagggcggcttttttGCGGCGGTTGCTGAGCGCTGGTGTTGGTTCGCGTCGGCGGTTGCTGGTGAGGTGCTGGGTCTTGCTCGACTGTGCGGGGCGTCATGGAGTCTGGCGGTTTGTTGGAGGTCGGGGCGGAGGGAGACGTCGCTGAAATCTCCATCCTTGCTGGCGACTCGTTTTCTGATGAGCCAGCGCAGCAGGTGGGTCGGGGCACTGGAGAGGAGAGGGTTCGGCCGGTGCGCCGTTCAAAAACTGCCGCGTTGTCGGCTATGGCCATAGCCGGTTTGGAAGGGAGTCGGGGGAGCGCGGGATCAGTAGGGGTTTCTGGGGGTAAGGCTAGATTGCAGGCGGTGTCGTCGTCCAGCCCGTGTGGGGCTGTTTCGGCCGGCCGCAGCTCGTCTGTTTCGCGCATGGGCGGGGCTTCAGTAACGGCTTTTTTGCCTGAGGCGCCATGTGTCGTCTCTGCGCCGTTTGAATCGAGTGGGAGGGTTTCGGTGTCCAGGGATGCTGCTTCTTCGGCTCATATAGGAGCAGATGGGGGTTTAGGACCAATTCGGGATGTGGCTGCTGCTAGTGGGATTCGCGGGATGGGTAATTCAGAACCCTGTGGGTCTCCACATGTTTTTAATGTGGGTAGAGGGCTGGATTGTTTCAGCCATGGGGCTGCTCCTGCAGGGGGAGTGCCTTTGTCTTGGGCTGGGGTTTTTCCTGGGGGTTGGGGTCCGGGTTGGGGTTCTCCTTCCTGGGGTCCCGGGTCTTCCGTTAGCGGAGTTGGGCCCTCAGTTTCTCAATGGGGGGGGGAGTTCCGTTGGCCCTATGGCTATGGGTCCTGTGCCCAGTTGCAGTTTTGGTGCCAGCTGGGGAGTCCCTATGGGTGTTGCTGGGAGTATTTTGCCTGGTCCTGCCTCTTTGTTTTCTTGGTCTCCGCAGGTGcctgcttttcttcctggtggtcGTGATCCTGGCGTATTGGACGTGGGAGCTGCAGGTACATCGGAGCGGCCTGGTGGTTCCGGATCGGAGCGCAGCTCGGCGCTCGGTGGTATGGTAGCTGCTGGCGGTGGCGCTGCTGGACCTTCTCATCTTTCGTCTTCCTTGCCTGGGGTTGCTGTTCGGGGCGTCTCGGCTTCAGGACCTGTTTCGTTGAGTGGGACTGCTGTCAGCGGCATCTCTTCCAGTGGAGTTGGAGACCAAGGATCTTCTGCACAGGGTAATGTGGCGCCTGCTCAGGCTGCTCTTGCGGGTAAAGCGCGCGGGAAAAAAGGCAAGCGTAGAAGGCGGCGGGGCGAGTCGTCTTCATCGTCGACGGGGTCTTCTTCGTCCACTTCGTCCACTTCGTCCGCATCGTCTAAAGTGCATGCAGGCGGGGGTGAGATTTCTGCGGGTGGTGATTTTTCGGGTTCTTCGAGTGGTGTACGTGGGGCTCCTGCCTTAGTTGCTTTGTCCGAGCTTTGGGAACGGGTGCCTCGCTCTTTGCGTCGAAAGATACGACGGCGGTCTTGCGTAGATATCTTTCGTTTGTTAGAGGGCAGGGCTCACAGACGGGGTTCTAAAAAATCCAAGAAAGATCGAAAGGAGACGAAACCTTTCCCAGTGGCGCGGTCAATTCTTAATTGGGTGCGGGCCTTTTTGCGGCTGGCAAGCGTTTGGGGGAGAGCGAATCCACAGGACTATGGTTTATTGTTGTCCTATGTTGATTCGGTTTTGGATTCGTATCAGAGGTTTGGCGGTTGGGCCTGGTTAAATTATGACGAGGCTTTTCGAGACAAAATGGAGGAGAACAGGTTTATGTCGTGGGGTACCCAGGATGTGAATCTGTGGCTCACTCACATGGCGTCTAAGTCTTTGACTAATCAGGTTAGTAAGGTTGCTCCCGGCTCCGCTAGCGGAGGGCGGCCTTTTCGAGGGGGAGTCGGTGGAGGGTCCGCTGCTGGGTCGGACGtgtgttggaaatttaataaGTCCAGCTGCCCTTTCACCGACTGTAAATTTAGACATGCCTGCTCAGTCTGTGGACAGGCGCATGCAGCCCCCAAGTGTCCAAAGAGGAGTGGCAGTGCTCCAGGGGGAACGGGGAAGTGATATTGGGGTGTGGTTACCGACTCCTATTCGTATTGGGGCGATGCGTCCTTGGCTTAGGAAGTTTAAGCCACCGGAGGCGGCTGCCTTTTTAGAAGCGGGTTTTACTTCCGGTTTTGTTATTCCTTTTCAGGGGTCTTTGGTTAGGGGGCGGGTTCAGAATGCCTCCTCGGTTTTTCAGTTGCGGTGCGTTGTTCAAGCCAAGTTATCGGAGGAAATGCGGTTAGGACGTATTGCCGGTCCTTTTAGGGAGCCTCCTTTTGCTCAGATGATTATTTCGCCTTTGGCGGTGATTCCTAAAAAGGTGCCTGGGCAGTTTCGTCTTATCCATAACTTGTCTCGACCTTTAGGTCATTCGGTTAATGAAGGCATTCCACGAGACTTGTGTTCTGTTCGGTATGCATCCTTTGACTGTGCGTTGCGGTTGATAGTGGAGGCAGGACGAGGAGCCCTTTTGGCTAAAGTTGATATCGAATCGGCCTTTCGGTTGTTGCCGATTCATCCACAGTCGTTTCCATTGTTGGGTTTTCGGTTTGACGGTTTGTACTTTTATGATCGTTGTCTGCCGATGGGTTGTTCCATTTCGTGTGCGTATTTTGAAAAGTTCAGTTCGTTCTTGCATTGGGTATTAGTGCAGCGGGAAGGGATTGCTTCAGTGGTACACTATTTGGATGACTTCTTATTTGTGGGTGCAGGTGGCAGCATGGTTTGTGGGAATTTAAAGCGAGCTTTTGAGGAATTGTCAGCTGAGTTTGGTGTTCCGTTAGCGGGGGACAAATCCGAGGGTCCGGTTACCTCTTTAGTGTTTTTGGGGATAGAGCTAGACACGGAAGCCATGGTTACACGTCTTCCGGAGATGAAAGTTCGACAGTTGGTGGAGCTCATTGAGCGGGTGTTGGTGGCTCCTAAATCGACTTTGCATATTGTTCAGTCTTTGCTGGGCTCACTTAATTTCGCTTGTAGAGTGTTACCTATGGGTCGTGCGTTTTCCCGGAGGCTGGCTGCGGCCACTTCTGGGGTGCGTGACCGTAGACATTTTTTACGACTTTCGGCTGGAGTTCGTGCGGACTTGCGTATGTGGGTACGTTTCTTACATGAATTTAATGGAACGGTGCCTATACAGGCGCCTACAGTGTCTAGTTTGGATTTGGAGTTGtactctgatgctgcgggaggcGTAGGTTTTGGTCTTTTCTGTCGCGGTGCCTGGTGTGCAGAACGGTGGCCGGCGGAATGGGTAAGCTCGGGTATTACTAAAAATATCACGTTATTGGAGTTGTTTCCTCTCGTGGTGGCTTGTGAGTTGTGGGCAGATGTGTTGTGTAATCGGCGGGTCGTTTTTTGGTGCGATAACTTGGGGGTGGTCGCAGTAGTTAATAAACAAGCGGCGCGTTGTCTGGCGGTAAATTCGTTGATGCGAGAGCTCGTATTGCGCTGTTTGCGGTTGAATTTGTATATACGGGCGCGTCATGTTCCAGGTTTGCAGAATGGAATTGCTGATGCCTTGTCTCGTTTCAATTTTTTACAGTTTCGACAGTTGGCTCCGGATGCTCGGGTGGAAGGTTCGCCGATGCCAGCTCATTTATGGAACCTGGTCAGGAAGGAATATGGGAAATGCTCCGCTTGTCAGTAGCGGATTCTACGTGGTCCCATTATGCTGCGGGTTTTCGTTTGGTGGCAACCTTTTTGGCTGAGCGTGGCTGGTGCCCAGGTGATGTGGCCGAATCCTTGTTAGCGGATTTCGTGCTGTCGTCGTTTCAGGCTCATACATCTAGAGGTGTGGTTCGCAGTTGTTTAGCAGGCTTTTCATTCTTTTGCAGAGCGTTGGGTTGGGCTTGCCCCGTTTCCGGATTTTTGGTACAGCGCATGCTGCGAGCGATGGGGCGGGTGCGCCCCTGTTCTCGGGACACGCGGTTGCCCATCACGCATGAGTTGCTCCTTCGGTTAATGGATGCGTTGGTGGAGGTGGCTAGTTCGCCTTATGAAATTTGTCTGTTTCAGGCTGCTTTTGCCATCGCATTTTTTGGTGCGTTGCGGGTGAGCGAGCTGTTGGTGAGTCCTTTGGCTCGCTTAGGTTCGCGAGGACTGTTGGTTCAGCATGTTCGGCTTCAGGCATCGATGGTACGGCTACTTATAGTGAGCTCCAAGACAGATCAGAGTGCACGGGGGCATTGGGTAGTTTTGCATTCAGTAGCTGCTTGTCGTTCGTGTCCGGTTACTCAGATGCGAGCTTTTTTGGAGCTTCGTCCGGTCGGGAGTTCCGCCTTGTTTGTTCACGCTCAAGGGGCTCTGCTTACGCGGTATCAGTTTCAGGCGGTGTTACGTCTGGCATTGAGTCGCTGTGGAGAGAACCCAACGGCTTACGGGACTCATTCTTTTCGGATTGGAGCGGCTACGAGTGCAAGTATGGCCGGCATATCTAGGGAGGGCATACAGAGGTTAGGGCGTTGGGCTTCTGATGCTTTTCGGGGGTACATTCGTCGAGAAGGGTCTTCTTGTGTATTGAATTTGGGGCGGGGCGCTTCATAAGGTCTCGGGTGTATGTTTGTTGTTTGTGTTCTGGTTGGTTAGTTGTTCTTGTTTTTCTTGCAGGTTCCAGTGATCGTTCTTATTCCTTGTGGATTGTTGGCCACTCCTATATACACTGGGCGGCGGAGAGAGCTGCTATCCGTCCAGGTGGTCGTCATTTGGGACTCAGTCATCGGGGACTGCATGTATCTTGGTGGGGTCAGCGAGGAATGCGCTGGAGTCAATTGCTGACGTTGCTTGAGCGCCTTCGTTCGCGTCCTCGACATCCTGATTTGCTGTTGTTGCACCTTGGGGGGAACGATGTGGATGCCTGTTCTGGAAAGGACTTAGTGAATCTCATCAGGGACGACCTCAGAGTTGTTTTGGATTGGTTTCCTGGGGTTTTATTGATGTGGTCAGACATAGTGCCCCGCCCCCGTTGTCTGGCGTCTAGGCGTTGGACCCGGGGATTGTCGAAATTGAATAGACAAGTGGGTAAGTGGGTAGTTAGTCAAGGGGGTCTGCAATTGTTGCATGAGTGGGTGGATATATCTTGCACCGGTTTGTTTCACACGGACGGGGTTCATT is drawn from Geotrypetes seraphini chromosome 3, aGeoSer1.1, whole genome shotgun sequence and contains these coding sequences:
- the LOC117356939 gene encoding uncharacterized protein LOC117356939, with product MGVAGSILPGPASLFSWSPQVPAFLPGGRDPGVLDVGAAGTSERPGGSGSERSSALGGMVAAGGGAAGPSHLSSSLPGVAVRGVSASGPVSLSGTAVSGISSSGVGDQGSSAQGSSDRSYSLWIVGHSYIHWAAERAAIRPGGRHLGLSHRGLHVSWWGQRGMRWSQLLTLLERLRSRPRHPDLLLLHLGGNDVDACSGKDLVNLIRDDLRVVLDWFPGVLLMWSDIVPRPRCLASRRWTRGLSKLNRQVGKWVVSQGGLQLLHEWVDISCTGLFHTDGVHLSAVGWDLLLDDFSSGCERVLALC